In Candidatus Nitrosotalea sinensis, one DNA window encodes the following:
- a CDS encoding aminotransferase class I/II-fold pyridoxal phosphate-dependent enzyme encodes MKPKTSFIKEKLKNIKENNLYRTLVYNKVAGPYITINGRKHINLSSNDYLGLGFKPVVSQIQSSSRLIAGNDISFKKLENVLAHHKSKEAALVFPTGYMANLGIIPALAQKNDLIVSDELNHASIIDACRLSPAKKTIYEHNNITDLEKKLKNKAKHKFVITEGIFSMNGDFAKLDDIAKICRENNAFLLLDDAHGDFVVGRDGKGSADQFRVTKNVDVYISSLSKALGAFGGYIAANKEIIELAINTSRSFIYTSALPGFLADLALKRIQTNREKNRLGLWEKTRLFTSGLKSIGYNIESQSHIIPIITKDEKKTLEFAKYLRENRIFAHPIRYPTVSQGEARIRISITDWLTKDMILQSLDTLEKAGKKFQVI; translated from the coding sequence TTGAAGCCTAAAACTAGTTTTATCAAAGAAAAATTAAAGAATATCAAAGAGAACAACTTGTATCGTACACTTGTGTACAACAAGGTTGCGGGACCTTATATCACAATCAACGGAAGAAAGCATATCAATTTATCATCCAATGATTATCTAGGACTAGGTTTCAAACCAGTTGTATCTCAAATACAATCAAGTTCAAGATTAATTGCAGGAAATGATATATCATTTAAGAAATTAGAAAATGTTCTAGCACATCACAAGTCAAAAGAGGCAGCGCTGGTATTTCCAACAGGATACATGGCAAATCTCGGGATAATTCCTGCACTGGCTCAAAAAAATGATCTAATAGTAAGTGATGAGCTAAACCATGCAAGCATAATTGACGCATGTAGATTATCACCTGCAAAGAAAACAATCTATGAGCATAACAATATCACAGATTTGGAAAAAAAATTAAAGAACAAGGCCAAGCACAAATTCGTAATAACAGAGGGCATATTTTCAATGAACGGTGATTTTGCAAAACTTGATGATATCGCAAAAATATGTAGAGAAAATAATGCATTTTTATTACTAGATGATGCACATGGAGATTTCGTAGTAGGTAGAGATGGAAAAGGTTCTGCAGATCAGTTCAGAGTTACAAAAAACGTTGATGTCTACATAAGTAGTTTAAGCAAAGCATTGGGCGCATTTGGAGGATATATTGCAGCAAACAAGGAAATAATCGAACTTGCAATAAACACATCAAGATCGTTTATTTACACATCAGCATTGCCTGGTTTTTTGGCAGACCTTGCACTAAAAAGAATTCAGACAAACAGAGAAAAAAATAGACTTGGATTATGGGAAAAAACAAGGTTGTTTACTTCAGGTTTGAAATCCATAGGATACAACATAGAATCACAGAGTCACATCATACCGATAATAACAAAAGATGAGAAAAAAACCTTGGAATTTGCCAAATATTTAAGAGAAAACAGAATATTTGCTCACCCTATAAGATATCCAACCGTAAGTCAGGGAGAAGCCAGAATAAGAATATCCATAACAGATTGGCTCACAAAAGACATGATATTGCAATCATTAGACACGTTAGAAAAGGCAGGAAAAAAATTTCAAGTTATCTAA
- a CDS encoding redoxin domain-containing protein — protein MKKEIKTAAIGAVIIVALIVGVEAFLTSLDKTTQNAGNFSIINGTKLGTNHISNTSSYQDENNYPLAPGLTGIASYINTTPEELQTKMKDKVILYDFWTYSCINCIRTFPYLKAWNDKYADKGLLIIGVHSPEFEFEKDPNNVKMAVQKYNLTYPIVLDSDHRTWDAFSNRYWPAEYITDDMGHIRHTNFGEGEYDQTEQVIQQLLDQRAHRLGLNITADQGLVNLQEHAFSLYQTPELYFGYDFADGRNYFGNPEGFQPEKIVRYTMPSELQKDHFYLDGQWQNLHDSMKLVSDNGKIVLPYSAKDVHIVASGIGNQIQILLDGKTITNSDQGQDTKNGLVTISENRLYNIVSSQQAGSHTLTIIGHPGFQIYTFTFG, from the coding sequence ATGAAAAAAGAGATTAAAACCGCAGCAATTGGTGCGGTAATCATAGTTGCCCTGATAGTAGGTGTAGAAGCATTTTTGACATCATTAGATAAAACAACTCAAAATGCTGGAAATTTTTCAATTATAAACGGTACAAAACTTGGAACAAACCATATTTCAAACACATCGTCATACCAAGATGAAAACAATTATCCACTTGCTCCAGGTCTAACAGGAATTGCAAGTTACATAAATACAACTCCAGAAGAATTACAAACAAAAATGAAAGACAAAGTGATATTGTATGATTTCTGGACATATAGTTGCATAAACTGCATCAGAACGTTTCCATATCTTAAAGCATGGAATGACAAATATGCAGACAAAGGATTATTGATAATAGGAGTACACTCTCCAGAATTTGAATTTGAAAAAGATCCTAACAATGTAAAAATGGCAGTACAAAAATACAATTTGACATATCCGATAGTATTAGATAGTGATCACAGAACATGGGATGCATTTTCAAACAGATATTGGCCAGCAGAATACATAACAGATGACATGGGACACATACGACATACAAACTTTGGAGAAGGAGAGTACGATCAAACAGAACAAGTCATACAACAATTGCTTGATCAGCGAGCACACAGACTTGGACTAAACATCACCGCAGATCAGGGCTTGGTAAATTTACAAGAGCATGCATTTTCACTATATCAGACCCCTGAGCTTTATTTCGGATATGATTTTGCAGATGGGAGAAACTATTTTGGAAATCCAGAAGGATTTCAACCAGAAAAAATAGTCAGATATACCATGCCTTCTGAATTACAAAAAGATCACTTTTACTTGGACGGCCAATGGCAGAATCTTCACGACAGCATGAAGCTTGTATCAGATAATGGAAAAATAGTACTGCCATATTCTGCCAAAGACGTCCACATAGTAGCATCAGGAATTGGCAATCAAATCCAAATTTTGCTAGATGGCAAAACAATCACAAATAGTGACCAAGGTCAAGACACCAAAAATGGACTAGTTACAATCTCGGAGAACAGATTGTACAACATTGTATCCTCACAGCAGGCAGGATCACACACTCTTACAATAATAGGACATCCTGGTTTTCAAATATACACATTTACCTTTGGTTGA
- the bioB gene encoding biotin synthase BioB codes for MSSEIEFITACKEKVLSGQKISKEESDRLINTPEEYLQILSDAANEITRKLCGNVVDVESLINAKKGKCQEDCSFCSQSAFYKTDIDTYKLLPPETIVQNAMLSKNDGVKSFCLVCAWRGPTEKDFEQISSIIDKINKEVGIEVNCSLGFITQDMALKLKKLGVKRYNHNLEAPRSFFSQICTTHTYDDRMETNLIVKNAGLELCCGGIIGMGETRMQRLELGLDLAGLSPEECPINVLVPQQGTPLELQTRLSISEILRTIAVFRFLMPKTILKIAGGREVYLSNDQERALLGGANGIITGGYLTIGGNSPPDDFQMISKIGLEA; via the coding sequence ATGTCTAGTGAGATCGAATTCATAACAGCATGTAAAGAAAAGGTTCTGTCAGGGCAAAAAATCTCAAAAGAAGAATCGGACAGATTAATCAACACGCCAGAAGAATATTTACAAATTTTATCTGATGCGGCTAATGAGATCACACGAAAACTATGTGGCAATGTGGTAGATGTAGAATCTTTGATAAATGCAAAAAAAGGCAAATGTCAAGAAGATTGTTCATTTTGTTCACAGTCCGCATTTTACAAAACAGATATTGATACATACAAATTGTTACCGCCAGAGACAATAGTCCAAAATGCAATGCTTTCAAAAAATGACGGAGTGAAAAGCTTTTGTCTTGTTTGCGCATGGCGTGGACCAACAGAAAAAGATTTTGAGCAAATTTCTTCAATAATAGACAAGATCAACAAGGAGGTCGGAATTGAAGTCAATTGTTCTCTCGGGTTTATTACTCAAGACATGGCATTGAAATTAAAAAAACTTGGAGTAAAGAGGTACAACCACAATCTAGAAGCTCCAAGAAGTTTCTTTTCTCAAATATGTACTACACATACATACGATGATAGAATGGAAACTAATCTTATTGTTAAAAATGCAGGTTTAGAATTGTGTTGTGGTGGCATAATAGGAATGGGAGAGACAAGAATGCAAAGACTGGAGCTTGGATTAGATCTTGCAGGGCTCAGTCCAGAAGAATGCCCAATAAATGTACTGGTACCACAGCAGGGAACCCCACTTGAATTACAAACAAGATTATCAATATCTGAGATACTTAGAACAATTGCTGTCTTTAGATTCTTGATGCCAAAAACAATATTGAAAATAGCTGGAGGACGAGAAGTCTACCTTTCAAATGATCAAGAAAGAGCACTACTTGGAGGCGCAAATGGTATTATCACTGGAGGATATCTCACTATTGGGGGAAACTCACCACCTGATGACTTTCAGATGATATCAAAAATAGGCCTTGAAGCCTAA
- a CDS encoding Snf7 family protein: MNFTNKWNVQKESISQKVMDKVKPDAPLKPKIDEAQKKLQLQIIKLDSISKKLKEKDDFIFKKVVEAVRSHNGAYSNAYAIELNEIRKMNRMVTGAKLAMEQIQLRLNTISELGDVVVTLSPCMSIIKGLGTGLSGLMPAADSSMTDLSNILGEIMSGASVSGDNTFTLDTTNSETNQILEEAQSILEGHVRQSLPDLPPTLGSTAKAPEPI, translated from the coding sequence ATGAACTTTACAAACAAGTGGAACGTGCAAAAAGAAAGTATTTCTCAAAAAGTAATGGACAAGGTAAAACCAGACGCCCCATTGAAACCAAAGATCGATGAGGCTCAGAAAAAATTACAATTACAGATAATAAAACTAGATTCTATCTCAAAAAAACTCAAGGAAAAAGATGATTTCATATTCAAAAAAGTTGTTGAAGCAGTAAGATCGCACAACGGTGCATATTCTAATGCATATGCAATAGAATTGAATGAGATTAGAAAAATGAACAGGATGGTCACAGGTGCAAAACTTGCCATGGAACAGATTCAACTCAGATTGAACACAATATCCGAGCTTGGAGATGTGGTGGTAACTCTAAGTCCATGTATGTCCATAATCAAGGGACTTGGAACAGGCCTTAGCGGATTGATGCCTGCAGCAGATTCTTCCATGACAGATTTGTCAAACATATTGGGAGAAATCATGTCAGGTGCATCAGTTAGTGGTGATAACACATTCACGTTAGATACTACAAACTCTGAGACAAACCAGATATTAGAAGAAGCACAATCCATACTAGAAGGTCATGTAAGACAAAGTCTGCCTGATCTTCCTCCAACACTTGGTTCCACAGCAAAGGCTCCAGAACCTATCTAG
- a CDS encoding cytochrome c biogenesis CcdA family protein → MVELSIGIAAVAGLGSFLAPCILPMIPAFLAYISGSTITELQKNNGTVNISVNRLNIIMNTLFFVAGFTIVFSILGVVLNSVLVTTAGTLFTNFNHIGGIIIAAFGVFMLLSSKISKLNFEKKIIPNRTKSSYPLSFVFGLAFATGWTPCIGPILGSILTLAATTPSHAFLLLLSYSLGLGIPFIIMGVFFSRFTRFIRSMSRHLRYYTVIMGSLIITLGILVYTNQLAAIASFPLLNNLLLG, encoded by the coding sequence ATGGTAGAACTTAGCATAGGCATTGCAGCAGTAGCAGGATTGGGTTCGTTTCTTGCACCATGCATTTTACCAATGATTCCAGCATTTCTGGCATATATTTCAGGAAGCACTATAACAGAACTTCAGAAAAACAATGGCACTGTAAACATTTCAGTAAACAGACTCAACATAATAATGAACACATTATTTTTTGTAGCAGGGTTTACGATTGTATTTTCTATACTAGGAGTAGTTTTAAACAGCGTACTTGTAACAACTGCAGGTACACTTTTTACAAATTTTAATCACATTGGGGGCATCATCATAGCAGCATTCGGAGTGTTCATGTTATTATCTTCCAAAATATCAAAACTTAATTTTGAAAAAAAGATCATACCAAATAGAACAAAATCAAGTTATCCACTCTCGTTTGTATTTGGTCTTGCATTTGCAACTGGCTGGACACCATGTATAGGACCAATACTTGGCAGTATTTTGACTCTTGCTGCTACAACCCCCAGTCATGCATTTTTATTACTTCTTAGCTATTCACTTGGATTAGGAATTCCATTTATCATAATGGGAGTGTTTTTTTCCAGATTCACCCGATTCATAAGATCAATGAGTCGACATCTCAGATACTATACAGTCATAATGGGATCTCTTATCATCACATTAGGTATTCTAGTGTACACTAATCAACTTGCTGCAATTGCAAGCTTTCCACTACTAAACAATCTGTTATTAGGATGA